TCATAATGTTTGGGCTTCGCGACACGGATAAGAAGGCCCAACACTCGAACTGACCTTTGATCTCTTGATACACTTGGTTTGCAAGAGTTGTTTTCCCCATTCCTCCAAATCCAACGATGGAGACTATCTTTGGTTGTTGTTGTGTTGTCGCACACCCATCGTCGTCTGTCAACAATTTGATCAGCTCAGCCTTGGGTTCATCGATTCCAACAAGCTTCGATGCATGCTCAAAGATAGCAAGAGGTCTAGGGTCAACGGTCGCATTGACAGTCTTGGAGAAGGTCTCACGACTCTTGTACCTTGCATTCCTATCGCCCACCTCAATGATCTGTTTCTTCAGATCCTGAATCTCTCTGCCAATCCGACGGCGAGCCTTCATCTTTCCCAACTTCCCTAGTGAGCTCTTGATCTTATCAATGAAGCCATCTGGCTTTTCGTCTTTGTCACCGATGCTTTGCATGAAGTCATCGATTGTGTCCTCCATGTCATAGGACAGTTCCCGCACCTCATTCATCCAAACTTTATCCTGCACATCGGGATCCTCCTCCTCTGACATCTTGGTGAGAAAAGCCTCCATGGCGCCGAGCTCATGAGTAAGGGACCTGATCCCCTTGCGCACACCCTTGAACCGCTTGTACTCGTTGCCGAGCAGAACAACCAGCTTCCCTAGGACAGGT
The DNA window shown above is from Triticum dicoccoides isolate Atlit2015 ecotype Zavitan unplaced genomic scaffold, WEW_v2.0 scaffold144005, whole genome shotgun sequence and carries:
- the LOC119343865 gene encoding disease resistance protein PIK6-NP-like, which translates into the protein MAMEAALVSVATGVLKPVLGKLVVLLGNEYKRFKGVRKGIRSLTHELGAMEAFLTKMSEEEDPDVQDKVWMNEVRELSYDMEDTIDDFMQSIGDKDEKPDGFIDKIKSSLGKLGKMKARRRIGREIQDLKKQIIEVGDRNARYKSRETFSKTVNATVDPRPLAIFEHASKLVGIDEPKAELIKLLTDDDGCATTQQQPKIVSIVGFGGMGKTTLANQVYQEIKGQFECWAFLSVSRSPNIMTILRTILSEVSGQDYSNTEAGSEQILISKINDSLLDK